Genomic segment of Eupeodes corollae chromosome 2, idEupCoro1.1, whole genome shotgun sequence:
GTACGTTTTTTCTTGTTTACGCTTAGATATTATAAATCCCTAGCCCtatatttgtgtttcttttagcTACCCCAAACAGCTGGTGATTGGAAAATAGAATCCGAAAAATTCTTTAATGTGAGTGGATTTCCACATTGTCTTGGGGCAATTGATGGAAAGCACGTCGAAATACGGAAGCCACCGAATTCAGGATCCTCTTACTTCAATTACAAGAAAACTTTTAGCATCGTTTTAATGGCAATTGTTAATGCtaaaagtgaatttttgatgGTGGATGTTGGAAAAAATGGCCGAAACTCCGATGTTTGAGTTTTTGGGCacacaacattttcaaaaatgttagaaaGCGGTACGCTCCATTTGCCAGATGCTGAAGAACTTGTGACGGGTGAAGAAAAGTTGCCGTATGTATTCGTCGCAGACGATGCTTTCCCATTAAAAGAACATATAATGAAGCCGTATTAAGGTACACAATTATTTCCGCAAGAGCTGAATTTCAACAAATGCCTTAGCTCATCAAGAGTTCGTGTAGAAAATGCTTTTGGTATTCTTGCTCACCGTTTCCAAGTTTTGCAAAAGCCCATTAACTTGCGTCCCGAAAAAGCGACAAAGATAGTCTTGGCTTGTTGTTTTCTCCACAACTTTATAAAACGAAAGAATGGAACAGTTTATGAAGCTTTATCGTCCAACGAAGACGTTCTAATAGGTCTGGAACTTACCACATCAAGAAATGCTACGACTATCGCCAAAAACATCCGCAACAAATTATGCacgtatataaactcaaatacatcaaacatttaattcaatttattcatttcttattaataaaaaaaaaagtgtagatAACAAAAAAGTCATTAACAAAATTCTCTGTCTTCAAAAAGTTCCGATATGCTGGAATATTCGCCTTCTTTGTTTTGGGTTAATGAATCctgaatattgttttctattcgTTCTTGAGTTCTCAAGGAGTTTTgatctaaaatcaaaaattttctgGGAGCAACTTTTTGAATTCCTTGTTGGGTCAAATGGACATATTTTTGTGGTAATGAACTGCATGGAGGTGATGATGTGGAAACTGATGGTTGGATTAACGTTGTATTGGTGATGAACTGGACATAGGAGATATGGAAATGGGTGGCGATggtgaaaaatgtttgtagcTATTTGTAGTTCTTGATGACGATGGCATTGATGGTGATACAATAGAATGCAATGTTAGTTGTTTAAGTTCACTAAGAATGAGAATTTCTTCAATGCTTTTTTTTGCATAAAGCCTTTGCTCAGGGTCAAGTTTCCTGAAGGAACATGCCCAGGACTTTGCATGGATAATTgcatcatcttcatcgtcatttTTTTCATCGACTCAAGTTGGGCGCAGGCTTGTTGCAGAAAATCTTGTTTCGGATTGTTCTTGCTGCGTTTAGGCCGAATttcctaaaacaaatttaaatttgaaaaaaattcttatcttACAAATATTTACCTTTAACGCTTCAACATCGAAATCTACTGTTGAGACGCTTTCGGAAGCCTCTTCCTGGTCTCGAAGAAAATCCAACTCGTAAAAATACCATAACGAGGGAATATAAACATCTTCTCCCCCAGCTCCAGATTTTAGGGAATCGGCTACTTTTTTCAGATCCCGACGGTAGCACGTTCTGAtgttagttattttgtttttaattgtggCCAAGGTACCGTCAGGGTCAATTTCTTTATACTTCTCTAAAATTGATTCCCATGCCTGGTTTTTCTTCATTATATTTCTATATTCGGtgctttttattttccaaatagctggatgattttgaattatttggaaAATTTCTTTCCAAATATTCGTGTTCGCGTTGAGAGTCATTTTTAGCAATAGATCAACTTGCTTgaagtttaaattcaaaaattcgacTGACGCTATTTTGACAGCAAATCAACCAACTCGTCCACATACAGTTCAATTCAGTTAAAGGACTTTAcattcaacttcaaaaaaattaaaatcttttgatttttcttcaaccAACCAttcaactgtcaaatcgatGAAATGACAACGCTGCACACAGGTTGATTTACAGTTGATTTGATTCAGTTGACAATTGAGTTGAACTGTGTATGGTGCGCTTAAAATAGAGTGACCTCGTCAACGAGTGTGGTGAGCTGTGAAATTCCCAAATTGTTTTAGTATTGGTGCAGAGACGAGCTGAAAAATCCAAATCTACAGAtatgactttaaaataaatataaatcaatttattttgtacaatggAACACAATTACAGTTGAAATTTGTCTTTGACGgatctagatcaagaataaattaatttatcttacGTTCAGAAAACCCTCTAAGGTTCAACTTTTGGGGTTCAAGTTTCGTATGTATGTTCTGTAAAAGACAATCTATATAATGTACTCAGATCTGCTATAAATATAGATATAATGTATTAACCCAAATGAAACAACTTTATAAGAACCTACAATTCTGCTCTCCTTCATTTTGGTTATTTCAAAAAACGGACAAATGGCTAAAGATAGTGTAGCTTTTTGCCTTTTTAGGAATAAGGGAATTgtacaaaaaatcttttttaagaaaaagttttaaaatgaatgtcTCCTTCTA
This window contains:
- the LOC129944930 gene encoding uncharacterized protein LOC129944930 codes for the protein MTLNANTNIWKEIFQIIQNHPAIWKIKSTEYRNIMKKNQAWESILEKYKEIDPDGTLATIKNKITNIRTCYRRDLKKVADSLKSGAGGEDVYIPSLWYFYELDFLRDQEEASESVSTVDFDVEALKEIRPKRSKNNPKQDFLQQACAQLESMKKMTMKMMQLSMQSPGHVPSGNLTLSKGFMQKKALKKFSFLVNLNN